The Bacteroides fragilis NCTC 9343 genome includes the window AAGTTTTTAAAATCTTTTCTCATCTTACTTCAATAATTTAGCGTTGAACTCTTTAAGCGTTTCCAGTACATTGACACGTACGTGGATGAAGTTCTCGATACCGGCAGCTTTCAGCTCTTCGGCACATTCCGGATTTCCGGCAATGATGAACATGGCACGACCGTTCAAGGCCCGGAAGGCCGGAATAGCGTACTCTGCATATTCGTCATCGCTTGAGCAAAGCACCACAATATCAGCTTTGGCAGCCATCGCTGCTTCCACGCCTGCTTCAACCGTTTCAAAACCAAGATTATCAATCACCTCATATCCGGCACAAGCCAGGAAGTTACAAGAGTATTGTGCACGTGCCTGACGCATAGCCAGATTACCGATTGTCAGCATAAAGGCCTTCGGACGTTTGCCGCTGGCTTCCGTTTCCAGGCGTAATGCCTCAAATTGACTTGCAGCACGATCGAAGTTCAATGTAGCAACATCTTTTTCGCAAGTATCGTGCCCGCCACAACAACAAGTCGCTTCTACCGGTTTCTTATCACCGGCTTTTTCATTGAAATTAGGGAACTGGTTAGTACCCAACAGGACTTCACGACGCTGAGCCACCGCTTTATGGCGCGCTTTGTTACTTTCGTTTACAGCCGCCTGAACAGTACCGGCTTTCAAAGCAGCATAGAAGCCGCCTTCTTCTTCAACGGCAAGGAAGATTTCCCATGCCTGCTTAGCGATAGATACCGTAAGGTTTTCAATATAGTAAGAACCGGCTGCCGGGTCAATCACTTTATCGAAGTGTGATTCTTCTTTCAACAGCAACTGCTGGTTGCGGGCCAGACGTTCGGAGAATTCATCGGGAGTTTCATAGGTTTTATCGAAAGGAACTACCGTCATTGAATCTACGCCTCCCAATGCAGCAGACATTGCTTCTGTTTGTGTACGAAGCAGATTCACGTGAGCATCAAACAATGTCAGATTGAAAGTAGATGTTTCGGCATGTACCTTCATCTTGGCAGCACAACGGCACTCACCGTTAGGTCCCTTGTTTTCGCAATCACGCAGACATTCGGGATTGTAAGAAGCCACAATGTTCGCCCACAACATACGGGCAGCACGGAATTTTGCAATTTCAAGGAAATAATTAGAACTGATACCAAAATTAAACTTAATTTTCTTAGCCACGATGGCAGCGGGAATCTCGGCTTCAGTCAACTGATTCATATATTCATTGCCCCATGCCAATGCATATCCCAGTTCCTGAGAAATATAAGCACCCGCATTATTCAGGGTCAGTGCATTCACATTCAGCACACGATATTTGGGTAATTGTGCAGTAGCCTCGATCAGGGCTTTGGCTGTTTGCACCATGTTTCCCTTTTCTTTGCCTTTGGCCAGCATCTTATTGAAGAAGTCATAATTGATAGAGCCTTGCAACTTCGTCAAATCATAATCCTTTTTCTGGAAATAAGCTACCAACAAATCGGCAAGCTCCACTACATGTCCCTGACAGGTAGAAAAATTCAGTTCAACACATTCTGCACAAATGTCGTTCAACAATGTCTCAATGTATTCCGCATTGAGTTCTTTTGCTTTTACATGGAAAGAAAGAGAATCGATGCCTTTGTTCAGAATATCCAGAGCTTTCGCATTGGCTTCTTTCGGAGATTCCACCTTAATCTCCTGACGAACCAACCACTCATTACTATTCTTCTTCGTGCCTCTTAAATAAGGGAATTCTCCGGGAAGCGCATCGGTTGTTTTAAGTCCTTCCAGGTCTTCCATCCGGTAGAAAGGTTTTACCTTGAATCCTTCGTTTGTCTTCCAAACGAGTTTCTTCTCAAAATCAGCTCCTTTCAGGTCAGCTGTGACCTTCTCCATCCACTTCTCGGTGGAAACAGGAGAAAAATCTGAGAAGAGTTTTTCTTTACTGTCTGCCATAGTTTATTTATTTTAAATTAAAATAAGATTGTTATCTCAATTTATGTCTCTAATTCTTTAATCAAAATGTAAGATTGCGACTTGCAAATATACTGAAATACTCTAAACCTCACGCTTTTTTTAGGGAAAATTCGCACTACCTGCTACCCCTGTGACTTCCCCAAATAAAAGGCAGGCAAATATTTGATTACCTCCGAGGTTATAGCTAATTTTGCACCCGTTTACATAAAATTATAAACTACTATATTATGGATTGGTTACAAGATTTATTATGGAACCCCAACTCCGTAGCCCACATCGTCTTCCTCTACGCTTTCGTAGTGGCGGCAGGTGTCTATTTGGGAAAGATCAAGATCTTCGGAGTCTCTTTAGGGGTTACCTTTGTTTTGTTTGCCGGCATCCTAATGGGACATTTTGGCTTCACAGGCGATACCCATATCCTACATTTCATCCGCGAATTCGGATTGATATTGTTCGTATTCTGTATCGGTCTTCAGGTGGGGCCTTCTTTCTTCTCTTCATTTAAGAAAGGCGGAATGACCCTAAACATGCTGGCCGTAGGAATTGTGGTATTGAACATTGCCGTAGCAATGGCGCTCTATTTCATTCTGGGAGGCAGAATCGAGCTCCCCATGATGGTAGGTATCCTGTACGGCGCAGTCACAAACACCCCGGGACTCGGTGCCGCACAAGAAGCACTGAATCAATTGAGTTACTCCGGCCCGCAGATTGCATTAGGTTATGCCTGTGCTTATCCGTTGGGAGTAGTAGGTATCATAGGCTCTATCATCGCAGTGCGTTACATCTTCCGCATCAACTTCGCCAAAGAAGAAGAGAACTGGAATCAAGAGACTGACGGCACTCACCACAAGCCACACCTTATGAGTCTGGAAGTACACAACGAAGCCATCTACGGAAAAACCCTGGGCACAATCAGCAGCTTCCTCGGACGTCCGTTTGTTTGTTCGCGCATCCGTAAAAAC containing:
- the mutA gene encoding methylmalonyl-CoA mutase small subunit codes for the protein MADSKEKLFSDFSPVSTEKWMEKVTADLKGADFEKKLVWKTNEGFKVKPFYRMEDLEGLKTTDALPGEFPYLRGTKKNSNEWLVRQEIKVESPKEANAKALDILNKGIDSLSFHVKAKELNAEYIETLLNDICAECVELNFSTCQGHVVELADLLVAYFQKKDYDLTKLQGSINYDFFNKMLAKGKEKGNMVQTAKALIEATAQLPKYRVLNVNALTLNNAGAYISQELGYALAWGNEYMNQLTEAEIPAAIVAKKIKFNFGISSNYFLEIAKFRAARMLWANIVASYNPECLRDCENKGPNGECRCAAKMKVHAETSTFNLTLFDAHVNLLRTQTEAMSAALGGVDSMTVVPFDKTYETPDEFSERLARNQQLLLKEESHFDKVIDPAAGSYYIENLTVSIAKQAWEIFLAVEEEGGFYAALKAGTVQAAVNESNKARHKAVAQRREVLLGTNQFPNFNEKAGDKKPVEATCCCGGHDTCEKDVATLNFDRAASQFEALRLETEASGKRPKAFMLTIGNLAMRQARAQYSCNFLACAGYEVIDNLGFETVEAGVEAAMAAKADIVVLCSSDDEYAEYAIPAFRALNGRAMFIIAGNPECAEELKAAGIENFIHVRVNVLETLKEFNAKLLK